Proteins encoded within one genomic window of Humulus lupulus chromosome 1, drHumLupu1.1, whole genome shotgun sequence:
- the LOC133779457 gene encoding patatin-like protein 1, whose translation MSGTSTGGLITAMLSAPNTQNRPLYSAKQIVPFYLEHSPKIFPQSSGIFGSIIGSVKDATGPKYDGKYLHNLVKKLLGTTRLHETLTNIVIPAFDIKKLQPTIFSSYQVPVSSAMDARLADIAIATSAAPTYLPSHYFTNQDKDGNTEQFHLIDGGVAVNNPSFVAISEITKEIAKNNSSFESNTKPLDYTRFLLISLGTGSNKTEQKYNAKLSAAWGPLSWIYYNGSTPIIDVFSEASVDMVNYHNCVFFNALGSDGNHLRIDDDTLTGDLSSVDIATKSNLHNLVEVGKRLLKKPLSCINLATGFYEPIQNSTTTNEDELKRPGHIARKCKSRPSSAPQANLTTEESFTAMISEINLIGGSEGWWVDTGASRHVCYDRNMFKTYTAATEDKKVLLGDSHTMIVAGIGDVELKFTSGRTVILKEVMHTPEMRKNLVSGYLLNKAGFTQTIGADLFTLTKNGIFVGKGYATEGMFKLNVDVNKVNSSAYMLCNFNTCQAKITKTPHKSVTRETEPLDLIHYDICELDGTLTRNGKRYFITFIDDCSDFTYVYLMKNKNDALDMFKSFVTEIENQFHRKIKRFRSDRGIEYDSSMFVDFYNTHGIIHALQKRGILPRIGSR comes from the exons ATGTCGGGTACAAGCACAGGGGGTCTTATTACAGCCATGTTATCAGCTCCCAATACCCAAAACCGCCCTTTGTATTCCGCTAAACAGATTGTCCCTTTTTACCTCGAGCACTCTCCAAAAATCTTCCCTCAATCAAG TGGCATATTTGGTTCGATTATTGGGTCGGTGAAAGATGCAACGGGACCAAAATACGATGGAAAGTATCTTCATAACCTGGTGAAGAAACTGTTGGGGACAACGAGGTTGCATGAAACTTTGACTAACATTGTTATTCCTGCTTTCGACATCAAGAAGCTCCAACCTACTATATTTTCCTCTTATCAG GTCCCAGTAAGCTCAGCCATGGATGCTCGCCTGGCAGACATTGCTATAGCGACGTCAGCAGCTCCAACATACCTTCCTTCTCACTATTTCACTAACCAAGACAAGGATGGAAATACTGAACAATTTCATCTCATTGATGGTGGTGTGGCTGTTAATAATCCg tctTTCGTTGCTATCAgtgaaataacaaaagaaatcgCCAAAAACAATTCGAGTTTCGAGTCGAATACGAAGCCATTGGATTACACTCGTTTTCTATTGATCTCATTGGGAACTGGTTCGAACAAGACTGAGCAGAAATACAATGCTAAACTCTCTGCCGCGTGGGGACCTTTATCATGGATATATTACAATGGATCAACTCCTATTATTGATGTATTCTCTGAAGCAAGTGTTGATATGGTTAATTACCACAACTGTGTGTTTTTCAATGCCTTGGGTTCTGATGGTAACCACCTCCGAATTGAT gatGACACACTGACAGGGGATCTGTCTTCGGTAGACATAGCAACGAAATCGAACTTGCACAATCTAGTGGAAGTGGGCAAAAGGCTACTTAAAAAACCACTTTCCTGCATTAATTTGGCAACCGGTTTTTACGAACCAATTCAAAACTCCACCACTACCAACGAGGATGAACTCAAaag ACCAGGTCATATTGCACGCAAGTGCAAGTCCAGGCCAAGCTCTGCTCCACAGGCTAACCTGACAACTGAAGAGTCTTTCACAGCTATGATATCTGAGATCAACCTTATTGGTGGATCAGAAgggtggtgggtagacactggcgCTTCTCGCCATGTTTGCTATGATCGAAATATGTTTAAGACATATACTGCTGCTACTGAGGATAAGAAAGTGTTGCTGGGAGATTCACACACTATGATTGTTGCTGGTATTGGAGATGTGGAATTAAAGTTTACCTCTGGAAGAACTGTGATTCTTAAGGAAGTAATGCACACTCCAgagatgagaaagaatctggtCTCGGGCTACCTTCTCAACAAGGCGGGGTTTACACAGACTATAGGGGCTGATTTGTTTACTTTAACTAAGAATGGGATATTTGTAGGGAAAGGGTATGCAACTGAGGGAATGTTTAAATTGAATGTTGATGTTAATAAAGTGAATTcttctgcttatatgttgtgtaATTTTAATACTTG CCAAGCTAAGATCACAAAAACACCACATAAATCTGTGACTAGGGAAACTGAGCCTCTAGATTTAATTCATTATGATATCTGTGAACTTGATGGAACGTTGACCAGAAATGGAAAacgttattttatcacttttattgatgactgCTCTGATTTTACATATGTgtacttaatgaaaaataaaaatgatgCTCTTGATATGTTTAAATCTTTTGTGACTGAAATTGAAAATCAATTTCATAGAAAGATAAAGAGATTTCGTAGTGATAGAGGCATTGAATATGATTCTAGCATGTTTGTTGATTTTTATAACACACATGGAATTATACATGCACTACAAAAAAGAGGGATTTTACCGAGAATAGGTTCTCGGTAA